The following are from one region of the Lepeophtheirus salmonis chromosome 8, UVic_Lsal_1.4, whole genome shotgun sequence genome:
- the LOC121122444 gene encoding uncharacterized protein, with amino-acid sequence MGLEGIVPPGVITGDNLIKLFEYCRDHKVALPAFNCTSSSTINAVLQAARDIKSPVIVQFSNGGAAFMAGKGIKNDGQKASVLGAIAGAQHVRLMAKHYGVPVVLHSDHCAKKLLPWFDGMLEADEEYFKQNGEPLFSSHMLDLSEEFDEENISTCAKYFTRMTKMKMWLEMEIGITGGEEDGVDNTNVKAESLYTKPEQVYNVYKTLSEIGPMFSIAAAFGNVHGVYKAGNVVLSPHLLADHQKYIKEQINSPLDKPAFLVMHGGSGSTREEIAEAVSNGVIKMNIDTDTQWAYWDGLRKFYEEKKEYLQGQVGNPEGADKPNKKFYDPRVWVRAAEESMIKRANESFESLNAVNVLGDSWKH; translated from the exons atgggTCTTGAAGGAATTGTTCCCCCTGGTGTCATCACTGGAGACAATCTTATTAAGTTGTTCGAATACTGCAGAGACCATAAAGTTGCTCTCCCTGCTTTCAACTGCACGTCTTCTTCAACCATCAATGCAGTTTTGCAAGCAGCACGGGACATTAAATCCCCTGTGATTGTTCAA TTTTCCAATGGTGGAGCTGCTTTTATGGCCGGCAAAGGCATCAAAAATGACGGTCAAAAGGCTAGTGTCCTTGGTGCAATTGCTGGGGCTCAACATGTTCGTTTAATGGCAAAGCACTATGGTGTTCCTGTAGTTCTTCACTCTGATCACTGTGCTAAAAAACTCCTCCCATGGTTTGATGGAATGCTTGAAGCTGATGAAGAGTATTTCAAACAAAATGGTGAACCTCTTTTCTCCAGTCACATGCTTGATCTCTCGGAGGAGtttgatgaagaaaatatttccacttgtgcaaaatattttactcGCATGACTAAAATGAAAATGTGGTTAGAAATGGAAATTGGAATCACTGGGGGCGAAGAGGATGGTGTTGACAATACCAATGTGAAAGCGGAGTCTCTTTACACCAAACCCGAACAA GTTTACAACGTGTACAAAACACTCAGCGAAATTGGACCAATGTTTTCCATTGCTGCCGCTTTTGGAAACGTACATGGTGTATACAAGGCAGGTAACGTTGTTCTTTCCCCACATTTGTTGGCTGATCATCAAAAATACATCAAGGAGCAAATTAACTCCCCACTTGATAAACCCGCCTTCCTTGTCATGCACGGAGGCTCCGGCTCCACCAGAGAAGAAATTGCTGAAGCAGTAAGCAACGGTGTGatcaaaatgaatattgatACGGATACTCAATGGGCTTACTGGGATGGTCTCAGAAAgttttatgaagaaaagaaGGAGTATCTTCAAGGACAGGTTGGAAATCCAGAAGGCGCTGACAAGCCAAACAAAAAGTTTTACGATCCACGAGTTTGGGTTCGTGCTGCTGAGGAGTCTATGATTAAGAGAGCCAATGAATCCTTTGAATCATTAAACGCTGTGAATGTCCTTGGTGACTCCTGGAAACACTAA